A single Paenibacillus kribbensis DNA region contains:
- the hydE gene encoding [FeFe] hydrogenase H-cluster radical SAM maturase HydE: protein MTGLLTRLDEDPIVRAQLRELAARTKMERYGKGVFLRGLIEFSSICRQDCMYCGLRASNKQADRYRLRPEEILACCAEGYDLGYRTFVLQSGEDTWFTTARLTKLIRDIKSRFPDVAVTLSIGERDDETYELLYEAGADRFLLRHETASAQLYARLHPTMTMESRRSRLLALQRIGFQIGAGCMVGLPGQTNSELADDLVYLHCLNPDMIGIGPFLPHSNTPLRDASQGSMEKALDMVSLSRLVVPDALIPASTAMGTIHPQGREKALQAGANVVMPNLSPLAVRPKYAIYENKICLGDESAQCRHCLELRIRGAGFEVDMGRGDSIKAQRQFVRQET from the coding sequence ATGACAGGGCTGCTGACACGTCTGGATGAAGATCCGATCGTGCGGGCTCAATTACGAGAGCTGGCAGCTCGCACCAAAATGGAGCGTTACGGCAAGGGTGTTTTTTTACGGGGCTTAATTGAATTCTCCAGTATATGCCGTCAGGATTGCATGTACTGTGGGCTGCGTGCTTCGAACAAACAGGCAGATCGCTACCGATTGAGGCCGGAGGAAATTCTGGCTTGCTGTGCGGAGGGATATGATCTGGGCTATCGGACGTTTGTACTGCAGAGCGGTGAAGATACCTGGTTTACGACAGCCCGATTGACGAAACTGATTCGGGACATTAAAAGCCGCTTCCCAGATGTGGCGGTTACACTGTCTATTGGTGAACGGGATGATGAAACGTATGAGCTGTTATACGAGGCGGGAGCAGACCGTTTTTTGCTGCGTCATGAAACGGCTTCAGCTCAATTGTACGCCAGGCTGCATCCGACCATGACGATGGAAAGCAGGCGCAGTCGTCTGCTGGCTTTGCAACGAATCGGCTTTCAGATCGGGGCCGGCTGTATGGTGGGGCTGCCGGGACAAACCAACAGTGAGCTGGCAGATGATCTGGTCTATCTGCATTGCCTGAACCCGGATATGATCGGGATTGGCCCCTTTTTACCGCATAGCAATACGCCGCTGCGTGATGCCAGCCAGGGGAGTATGGAAAAGGCGCTGGATATGGTCTCGTTGTCTCGCTTGGTTGTTCCGGATGCGCTCATTCCGGCGTCTACGGCGATGGGGACCATTCACCCCCAAGGCAGGGAGAAGGCCCTTCAGGCGGGGGCGAATGTGGTTATGCCCAATTTGTCCCCGCTGGCGGTGAGGCCCAAGTATGCGATTTATGAAAATAAAATATGCTTGGGCGATGAGTCTGCTCAATGCCGACATTGCCTGGAGCTGCGAATCCGTGGAGCCGGGTTTGAAGTGGACATGGGACGGGGGGACAGTATAAAGGCCCAGCGACAGTTCGTGAGACAGGAAACCTAG